The sequence below is a genomic window from Salicibibacter cibarius.
TCAAATACGCTACCGGGGCAGCAAACGTCGTTGTCGCCCGTTCTTCATGAATAAATCTCAAAAAGCCTTGAGGCGTAAAATCTCCGATAATATGCGAGGCTCCACAATAAAAAGGTGCCAGAAAAAAATCATTCAACGGTGCCGAGTGGGATAACGGCATCATCGTTAACGCGCGGTCTTTCGGCGATAATTGGAACTCGATGGCAATCCCTGCGGCAAGGGCGATTAACCGTTCATGGGTGAAAACAGCTCCCTTTGGTACCCCTGTCGTCCCCGATGTGAACATAACTTCGCACACATCGCTTTGGTTAATGGAAAGACTTAAGTTTTCTTCGGTATAGCCTTTCGCTTCTTCGATAGAGGCTTCAATCGAATAACGATGGGACATCGTCATATACTTATGAACATCATCTATCAATAGTTTGAAATCGCTTTCAAAAAGAACACTACTAGTTTCCATGTTTTCCAATATCGGTATCATCTCACCGGACGTAAGCTTCACATTCAGCGGCATCGGTACAGCCCCTATTTTCATTAATGCAAAATAGGCAAAGAAAAAATATTCGCTGTTTGTAGAGATGATCGCGACGCGGTCTTGACGGTCTATGCCTTCCTGTTGCAGAAATCGCGCGAATTGGTTCGCTATTCGATTCATTTGCGGATAAGTAAGCCGAGCGTTCGCTGTGATAAATGCTTCTTTTTCCGGGAATTTTCTTGCATTCCGCTCCAATATTCCATGAATCGTACTCATCTTTACACCTTCCCCCGTTTCTATTCTTTTTGAAATTTTTCTCTATATGCCAAAATGTCCGCCTTTGCCGTTTGTAACTCCAACAATTTTTCATCAATTTGTTGAAGTTTTTGATCGGTCACCTCTAATATTTGCTTTTTCTCCTTCTCCCCTTTTGGGTTTCGTTCGTAAAGATCTACCATATCTTTAATTTCTTGTAGGCTAAATCCTAAGCGCTTCCCTCTAAGAATTAATTTTAACCTTCGCCGCTCCTTGTCGGAAAAAATACGTTGTTCATTCGATTCATCACGTTTTTCTGAATTGATAAGGCCCATTTCCTCGTAATAGCGGATCGTTCTGGAGCTAATATCAAATAACGATGCCAATTCTCTAATTAAATATTGCTGCTGTCGGCCGGGCACACTTTTTCATCTCCTTTTAGCAGTTTACGTTAACGTTAACATTAACTAATATAAATACTATCACCCTTTAAACTCGCATGCAATAACTACGTTTATTTTCCCCTAAAAAAACCGACACTGCTAACAGACTCATATATCAGTCATAGATGGGGGGCTGGCCGTGCAAACAGCAACGAGGCGTCAACGTAAAACTAAAAAGAGCAAATGGCATGTGCTTTTTCGGCTGACGATCGGGATGGGGGTTCTTGGTACGTTTGGTTTGCTCGTCATTTTTGGCATTGCTTATGCGCTTGGACCGCCGCCGATGGAAGAATCACAATCAACGACGCTTTATAGCAGTGATGGCGAAGTCATTAATGAGCAACATCAAGGACAAGAACGGGAGTGGACAGATCTGGAGGACATTTCTCCCCATGTCGTCGATGCTTTTATTGCTGTGGAAGACCGTAAGTTTTTCGACCATCATGGGTTTGATTATACGCGCATAGGGGCAGCCGTTTTAAATAATATTCAATCAATGTCCATGTCGCAAGGAGCCAGTACGATCACGCAGCAATATGCTCGTAATTTATTTTTAAATCATGATAAAACATGGGATCGAAAAATCCGTGAAGCACTTTATGCCCTCCGCCTGGAATGGCACGTTCCGAAAGAAGATATTCTGGAAGGGTATGTCAACACGATTAATTTTGGTCATGGTGCCTACGGCATTGAACAAGCCGCACAGATGTATTTTGATGCATCGGCTTCTGATTTGAATGCTGCCCAGTCTGCTTTGCTCGCCGGCTTGCCGCGAGGACCTTCCTATTATTCGCCTTACGTCTATCCGGATCGGGCAGAAGACCGCCAACAAATGATTTTGGATATGATGCATGAACAAGGAGCACTAGAGACCGCCGAATATGAGGAAGCGCTCGACTATACACTGACGTACGAAGCAGCAGAGGAAGAAGAGCTTGAAACGACGGCACCCTATTTTCAAGATGCCGTTGAACGAGAACTCGTGGACCGCTATGATCTCGATCCTGACGTGCTTGAGGCCGGCGGCTTGGATATTCATACCACGATTGACCCCGATATGCAGGAAAGCACGGAGCGTTACGTGGAAGCAGAGCTGCCAAGCGATGATCCGTTACAAGGAGCTGCCGTGTCCATAGACCCGAGAACCGGCGATGTAAAAGCGATGGTTGGCGGGAAAAATTACAGCGAGAGTCCTTTCAATCGCGCGGTTGATGCACATCGCTCTCCAGGTTCCGTATTTAAGCCGTTTCTTTACTACGCGGCACTGGAAAATGGGTTTACCGCGGCAACGCCTCTTAAAAGTGAACCAACATCTTTTCCTAACCCGCATGGGGATGGCAGTTATGAACCTGGCAATTTCAATGAAGTATACGCTGATGATTTCATTACGTTGGCACAAGCAATGGCCTATTCCGATAATATTTATGCCGTGAAAACCAATGTCTTCCAAGAACCGGAGGCCCTCGTTGAAACGGCGGAAGCGGCAGGGATTGAAAGTCCGTTATCGGCAAACTTGTCGCTTGCGCTCGGCACATCAGAAGTCAACGTGTTGGAGTTGACAAAGGGTTATAGTCCTTTTGCAAACGGTGGCGAGCAGGTCGAACATCGTTTGATTGAACGCGTGGAGGATCACGAGGGCAACGTATTGCTGGAAACCGAGCCGGAAAAACAACAAGTGTTTGAACCTGAACTTGCCTATATTACGACCGATTTAATGAAGCTAATGTTTGATCCATCCATGAATGATTACGCGGCTGTTACCGGCCATTCCATTGCCCATTTGTTGCAAAGGCCGGCTGCTGGAAAAAGCGGCTCCACCCCCTCGGATAGTTGGATGGTCGGATTTACGCCAGAGCTCGTGACCGGTGTATGGATTGGTTATGATGACAACACCGAGCTTGACCACGGTGAGTACGGGCAGATTGCCAAGCGCATCTGGGTAAATGCTCTTGAAAGCGGGTTGGACGGCCACCTGAAACAGGACTTTTCCACTCCTGAAGGGGTCGAAGAGGTGGACATAGATTTGGACACCGGGCTATTGGCCGATGATGCTTGTGGTCCGTCCTATACCGTATCTTTTCTGGAAGAAACGGCACCGGAAGAATCATGTGTCACGTATCTTGATGACGAAGAAGCGGAAGAAGAAGCACACGAGGAGAGAAAAAATAAAGAAAGTGAAAAACTTATGGACAAATTAAAACGCTGGTTTGGCAGTGATGAGTCGGATGTGTAGTTAGGCAAAGTGTCCAATCTTGCCGAGATTGGACGCTTTTTTATTTTCCAATAAAATCTATTGCAGGATTTCAGCTGCAAATGAGCGAAATAATGACATAAGGCGGTGAAAAGACATATGAGCAATGGGATACATAGCGAAGAAAAACCACGAAAGCGATTGTCGCGCTTTTGGAAAGTGACATTGGCGGCTTTATTTCTCTTGATTTTATTGGCAAGCGGGGCTGCTGTTTGGGCTTACCTCCAACTGACGAGCGGGCTTCCGCAAGTGGAAGGAGAATATGAAGTTTCAGGTCTAACGTCCGACGTAGATGTGTATCGGGACGAAAACGGCGTCCCCCACATTGAAGCTGACAATGACGAAGATTTGTATTATGCCCAAGGATTCGTAACCGCACAAGACCGCATGTTCCAGATGGACATGAGCCGCAGACAAGCATCCGGTATGC
It includes:
- a CDS encoding MerR family DNA-binding protein, giving the protein MPGRQQQYLIRELASLFDISSRTIRYYEEMGLINSEKRDESNEQRIFSDKERRRLKLILRGKRLGFSLQEIKDMVDLYERNPKGEKEKKQILEVTDQKLQQIDEKLLELQTAKADILAYREKFQKE
- a CDS encoding transglycosylase domain-containing protein, coding for MQTATRRQRKTKKSKWHVLFRLTIGMGVLGTFGLLVIFGIAYALGPPPMEESQSTTLYSSDGEVINEQHQGQEREWTDLEDISPHVVDAFIAVEDRKFFDHHGFDYTRIGAAVLNNIQSMSMSQGASTITQQYARNLFLNHDKTWDRKIREALYALRLEWHVPKEDILEGYVNTINFGHGAYGIEQAAQMYFDASASDLNAAQSALLAGLPRGPSYYSPYVYPDRAEDRQQMILDMMHEQGALETAEYEEALDYTLTYEAAEEEELETTAPYFQDAVERELVDRYDLDPDVLEAGGLDIHTTIDPDMQESTERYVEAELPSDDPLQGAAVSIDPRTGDVKAMVGGKNYSESPFNRAVDAHRSPGSVFKPFLYYAALENGFTAATPLKSEPTSFPNPHGDGSYEPGNFNEVYADDFITLAQAMAYSDNIYAVKTNVFQEPEALVETAEAAGIESPLSANLSLALGTSEVNVLELTKGYSPFANGGEQVEHRLIERVEDHEGNVLLETEPEKQQVFEPELAYITTDLMKLMFDPSMNDYAAVTGHSIAHLLQRPAAGKSGSTPSDSWMVGFTPELVTGVWIGYDDNTELDHGEYGQIAKRIWVNALESGLDGHLKQDFSTPEGVEEVDIDLDTGLLADDACGPSYTVSFLEETAPEESCVTYLDDEEAEEEAHEERKNKESEKLMDKLKRWFGSDESDV
- a CDS encoding class I adenylate-forming enzyme family protein, which encodes MSTIHGILERNARKFPEKEAFITANARLTYPQMNRIANQFARFLQQEGIDRQDRVAIISTNSEYFFFAYFALMKIGAVPMPLNVKLTSGEMIPILENMETSSVLFESDFKLLIDDVHKYMTMSHRYSIEASIEEAKGYTEENLSLSINQSDVCEVMFTSGTTGVPKGAVFTHERLIALAAGIAIEFQLSPKDRALTMMPLSHSAPLNDFFLAPFYCGASHIIGDFTPQGFLRFIHEERATTTFAAPVAYLTAAKDPILTSFDLSSMRIFAYGGSPMPLASYQLVSEAFQNNNFYQVYGLTEAGPNGCKLTPEEHHTKAGSIGKTPVINVEMKVVDEAGKEAADGAYGEIVIKGDSLMIGYYNDDEETEQTIRDGWLHTGDMAYVDEDGYMFIVDRKKDIIVPGGVNVFPREIEKVLTTHPDVYQVSVVGVVDATWGETVKAVIVREAEASVTEKDLKAFFNERLADFKHPRIYRFVEELPHNASGKLLKQKVKEL